GTGTAAGCGCAAAAAAATTATGTTCTAGCGTTATCGTCAAAGATGGCTTAAAAAAAGATGGCACGCTAAAAAAAGGTTACAAATACATCAAAGGCGGCAAGATTGTGAAAGCAAAAGCTAGTAAAAAATAATATTAAAAAACACCAATAATGGTAGTAAATCAATCTCTAAAATTTATTAAGAAGCAAAATGGAAACGTTTTGCTTCTTAAAAAAGAAGATAATTCTTTTATAGCTTCTTTTATACCGTCTCTCACTATTGAACGGGATAAAAATGACGCCAATCGCTTTGAAGTAATGTCGCAATATATAGATTATCGTTCCATTGATTGCGAAGCATGTTCACCTGTTATTGTTGCTGATAATTTTGACGAGTTTTTAATAGAGCTTTCTGAGAATTTTTTTTTTTTGAATAAAAAAAACTGCTGCAATAAGTTTGGACGGATCACTTTAAAAGACAAAGGCGTAAACAATTGTATTTTAAATACTGGTGAAGAGTTAGAGGCAGGCGATATTGTTTCTTATTGGATAGACTTAGATAACTACTGTGAAACTGGGATATATCATGGGGGCGATACTTTAGACAACGATAATTTTGAACCTCTTACAGTGCATAACATGGGAACATCCTGCTCATTACCTATAGATGCAGTAGTATCAGATTGGTCTGACTGGTCTAGTTGTCTTGATGGTGAACAATCTCGCACAAGAACTGTAATAATTCCAGCTTATAATGGTGGTAACACTCCAGTTCTTGTAGAAATACAATCATGTAGTATAACAGAGGCACAAGTTATTGCTGGAAATCATTATAAGCCTATAAAAAACGTTAGTTCCGTTAGAACTGATAAAATTAAAAGTACAGTAAATGTTTATTTTGATGGTGTTTTAGCTAATACAAACATATTAGACATTGTTGCCGATCCTTCATACGATAGCATTGGAGACAATTTTTTACAATATGCACTTGAGGGAGTTGTTGTAATGATTGAACAAATTTTAGAACCTACAAATGACGTTGCTGTTAAAAGTGAGATTAAAAATTATAACTATCCTGATTATATTTCAGCAATTTCAACGGAAACTGTTTTAGGTACTTTAGGTAGTGTTGTGACAAACACTTTAACTTTTGTTATGCCTAGTACCCCAATGGCATTTGTTGCAACCGCCGATTTTATATAAACATAAAAATATAAACCAAACCTAATAATATGAAGTACAAAAAAAAGTACAGGCTGCTGAAAAAACGCCTGGATCAATTAGAATTAATTGTAAAGCCTAATTCGTTAACACTGACAGATGAAAATGATAATAATCATACTGTTATACTGAAAATAAACAGTCAAGGCAATTTTGAGAATTATCATGAAAGAATAAAAATAGAAAACCAAAAAGAAATAATAACACAAGAAACAAATTTATAATTATGAAAAAGATTTTATTAGCATTTTTATTATTTTTTGCTTTTATAGCAAATGCACAAAAAAATTACCAAATTGAAAGCCAGTTAAAATTAAAAACTGTTCCATTTGGTGAAAATACAGATAGTTTAGTTTCAATTAGTGCTAATGGACTAATTAGAAAATTGCCTAAGAGTTCAATATCTAGTACTAGTACTACTCCTAATCTCAACCAAGTAGCATCAAAAGGTAATTATATTTCAGACAGCGAGTCTACTTTAACTATGTATCCGTATGGAATAGACATAGATGACACAAGCAATAATAGGACTATGATGAACAGATACGGATTTATAGTAGGAAAATTGGATGAAAATAAATGGGCTAATCTATCTAATAATAGCCTAATGTTTAGAGTAGGAGTAGGAGATAGAGATAAATTTTTAAGGTATGGAACTGTTCCCTCTATATTTACTACGGTTTTTTTAGACATGCCTAATGTAAGTGGAATAATTCCCGTTTCAGTAGGAGGTCATTTTGCTGATGCTAATGGGAATATAGAAATATCATCTACCATACCTACTTTAGATCAAGTATTAGCAACGGGAGATACTGCTATAGATAAACAAATGACTATATACTCTATTCCTGATAATTTAAATGCAAGTTTTGGACATTATGGTATATCGCTATTTAATAATAGCTCAGGTTCTAGTATATCTCTTAATACTGATTTTAGTTTAACTTATCGTAGAGGTTTTGGACATGATAAGATTTTTAGATATGGAACCGAAACAAGCTATTCTTATTATTATGATTTACCTACAGCTAGCGGAACTATGCCTATGTCATTAAATGGCATTTTTGCAGATGATAACGGTAACATAATTGCATCACCAATTACTACAACTTTCACAACTAATGATGGAAAAACAGTTACGGTAACAAATGGTGTAATTACAAATGTAGAATAATGGAAAAATTTTTAAACTTGGTTTTGGGCACTAATGACGTGCCTACCTATTTCGCAGCTTTGTTTTTTGCCATGATTGGAGTAGTAATAATTCTGCTTGTAAAATCTAAAAAAAGAGATAAAACAAGCCAAAACACACCGTATCATTTTAGTTTTAAATTCTTGATTTTGGATAATTTAAAGGAAATTATTTTAGGATTTTTATTAATCATGATTGCATTAAGATTTTCAATTGAGTATGCAGGTGTTGGCTTAACAATGTGGTACGCTCTGGGTGTTGGATTATCAATACAAAAGTTATCGGGTTATATTTCAAAACTCGAATCAGGAGCGAGGAAATAAAGTTATTATAGTCATAAGAAAAAAAAGCGGTGCAATTTGTACCGCTTTTTTTATTGGCCAGTAAAGCCATTATTTACTGTACAAGATCAAAAATAATATCCAGGTTTTCCCCCAATCCCCCAATGTTTATATTTTTTTTCATCCCTGTTTATAAACAAAAACTGCTAAAAACACAGTTTGTAAACGTTTTGTAAACAGTTTAATAATTTGCAAATCAGTATTTTATAAAATAAAATCCAATTGTTTACAATGTTTACATTTTTTTTCTATACTTGCCTTTGGCGTGTTACGCAATTCTTAAAATGCTGTCCATATTATAAATTTCTACATTGGTAATTTGATCTACAATATGTACATAAATCATTGTCATTTCAATTTTGCTATGTCCTAATATCTTTTGCAAATGTATGATATTGCCACCACAAATTAAAAAATTAGTAGCAAAGCTATGTCTGGAAACGTGGTAAGTTACTTTTTTCCGAATCCCTAAAACTTTCGCAATTTCTTTCAATTCCCTATTGACATACTCATTTGTATAATTGCCATCAAAAAGAGTGGTATTGTTTATGTACTTCAGAGCTGAAACACTCAACGGAATGCGTTGTATTTTAGCTGTTTTTTCAGCTGTAAAAAATACAACGTCATTCATTATATTTTCAGTACTCAAATTCATAATGTCGGAAAAGCGCATCCCAGTAAAGCATGAAAATAAGAACCTGGATAAAATATTTTTATGCGCCTCTTTTATAAAGCTAGAGTTATAATATTCGTCCAGCTTCTTAATTTCTTCGGGCATTAGAAACGTGCGATTGCCCGCAAAAGATTTATTTTTTATTTCGTTAAACTCTAAAGGGGAAACAATTCCTTTTTTATTGGCAATATGCAGGTATTTTTTGAATGACTTTATGAGCGTTGCAATTGTTGCAGGCGTATTCTTTAATTTGTTTTTGCAATGTGTTTTTAAGTCCTGAATTAAGTCTTCATTAATATCGTGAAAATACAAAGGGTTTTTAAAATCCGTGACTTTGTTCAACATTGTCATTTGCTGTCTGTATGTTCCTTTCTTTAGAATTTCTTTTTGTCGTATCATTTCTTCTTTCCAGAATGCAATAAAATCAATTACAGCTGTTGGGCTTTGCAATTCCATAATTAGAGCCTCCATTGTCAAAATTTGATGCTGTAAACGGTATTTTATTTGAATTTGATTAATATCAGCCATTTTTTGCTCAATAATGAGATTGTAATCTTTACTAAACTTAAAAGATTGCCTTACACGTTGTTTTATTTTGTCAAAATCTTTTGCAGGCACATTTATGCCCATAGGTAATTTTATACGCTCCTTATTAATAAATATCTGCAAATAAATAGCACTAGTTCCGTCCGTTTTTACAAACTCATTTATCTTGACTTTGCATGTAAACGACCCACTCATAAACGCTGGGTAGTTAAGTGGGTAGTTTGCTGGTGTTCTTTGCGCTTTATACATACGTAAATATTATTTTGACATATCCCTAAAATGCTATAGGCGAGAAACTTAGCCTTTTCAGGATAAGTTTCTCGCCTATGCGATTTGTAATTTTGTGACCTTGACTGGATTCAAACCAGTAACCTCTTGAGCCGTAATCAAGTGCGCTATTCAGTTGCGCCACAAGGCCATTTTACTTATTTGTTTACTGTAATAGTAAACGTGTTTGCGGGTGCAAATATAGGAATAAATATGTATCTTGCAAGTATGATTTTGAATAAAAAATAAAAAAAATGAGTTTAGAAAAATATATACGTGATATTCAAGACTTTCCAAAGGAAGGAATTTTGTTTAAAGACATTACTCCGTTGCTAATTGATGCAAAAGTGAGACAAGAATGCTTGGAAATATTGATTTCATCTGTAAAAAACAAGAAAATTGATAAGGTTATTGGTGTTGAAAGTCGTGGTTTTTTCTTTGGGATGCTTTTGGCTCAGGAATTAAACGTAGGTTTTGTTCCTGTTAGAAAACCTAATAAATTGCCTTTTGATACAATTTCGGCTTCTTATGATTTAGAATACGGAACAGATACACTTGAAATTCATACTGATTCAATTCAAAAAGGAGATAGAGTTCTTATCCACGACGATGTTTTGGCAACAGGGGGAACTGCAAAAGCAGTTTGCGAATTGGTAGAAAAATTGGGAGGTGTAATTGTACAGTGTAATTTTATAATGGAAATCGCTTTTCTAAACGGTAGAGATAAGATTGCAGGAAACGAAATTTTTGCTGCAATAACATATTAATTTTTAAAGACAGATTTTTAGTTTTTAGGAATGCTGTAAATTAAGATTTAATCTGTTTTTCTAGTATAAGTTTAAAGTGCTCTTGAGGTTACATAATAACGATAGGCAATAATAGCCAATTGCCATTTTTTTGCTTTGGATACATCCAATCCTTGTTTGGTAAAACTGGGTAAAATAATTTTATTGATTTGGGCTAGAACTTTATACATATTTAATTTTTTTCAAAGATATAAAAAAAGACGATTATGATGAGTAATCGTCTTTTTTGTGAATTATAATGAAATTTTTTAGTTTTCTGGATTAGGTTGGTACTCCTTCATTTGCTTTTCATAAACTTCCATTTTTTTATCAAATTCTTCCATTTGTTTGTTGAATGGTTCCATCTGTTTATCAAATTCTGCCATTTGTTTATCGAAAGCTTCTATTTGTGGTTGCAATTTTTCCATTTTAGCATCATAATCTTCCATCTTTTTTTCGAAATCTTTCCATGCTTTTTTGTCACCATTTACAGGGTCGCCTTTTGGAGGAGTTGGTGCTTTTGGAAATATTGGTGCTTTTGGATTTTTAAAAACTGGGGGAGTTGGTGGTGTAGGAGCAACGGGCATGTTTTTGTCATTAAATCTATACTCTCCATTTTTAGTTATGATTCTGATTTCTTTTTCATCATTATTATTTGTAACATCTACTCTTACAATTTCTTTAGAATCTAATTTATCCATTTCCGTTTTATCTGATTGTTCTCCATCAATAAAAATCTGAGTTTCATCATCGATACGGATATTTGGAGAATTCTCACTAATGTTTGCAATTTCTTTTTTGTCCATTTTATTATCATCCATAAAATCAATGGTTAACTTTCCATCAGAATCTTTGTTGATGACTATGGCAAATGTTTTTATTGCTTCGGAACTTTTGGTAGTTCTTTTTTCAGACAATTCTTTGCCTTTTTTAATTTCTACAGTTATAGCGGTTAATTCGTTGCTTGAATTCCTTTTTGTATTTGTGAACCGAACCTCGATACCATAATTTTTATTAATTGTAGAAGCTGTTTCTTTTAAATCATTTTCTGTAGAGTTTTTATTGATTTTATAGATATTAACATCTTCAGTTTTTGAAATTAAGTTTGATTTTTCGGTTGATAAAGTTTGATTTTTTTCTTTTGCAATAACTTCCATTTGGAATAAAAAGACGAAGGCAACTAATGCCGGAATTATCAAAGCATATTTGAAAAAATTCCATTTTTTTGATTGATTTTTGTTTAACATAACGATTCGTTTTTTGATTAATGATTGATAAAAATGATTGGTAAGTACGACACAATTTTCGTGTGTTGTTATTTTTAAAAGTGTAAGTTGATACGCTTTTTTATCGGATATGTTTTTTGATGCTTCGCTATCTGCGATGAATTCCAGATTTTGTAAAATGGCATTTTTGTACAGCCAAATAAATGGGTTGAACCAGAAAAGAATACAAAATACACGCGTGATTAAAACGTCTATTGTATGATATTGTTCGCTATGTACTTTTTCGTGCTCTAGAATGCTTTCCATTTCCGACTCGTTATACAAAGAGGAATTGTAAACAATGGTATTAAAATACGAAAAGGGAGCAATATTTTCTTGTAAATCTATGAACTTGTGATCTGCTTGTTGTTTAATTTGTTTACCTTTTAGTACTCGATTAAGGTGGTAAAAGTCAAAAGCAAACTGCATTAAAAACAATACTGTCCCTATTGCATAAGCGGATGCCAAAACGAGATACCAATTGATTTCAAAGCTATCTTTTTGGATAGGTGTTGTTGGAATTTTTGACCAATCTAAAGAGTTTTGTATTGGTTCTACCCAAACAATAGTGGTAAAAACTATCCATGGCAAAATTACGGATGTAAACAAACCAGCTAGGAGAAACCAACGATTTGTAGTAAAGAAAGTCTCTTTTCGCAGTAGCAAATAATAAGCAAGAAAGAACATTGTTATTAGTCCGCTTGATTTTGCAATATATATGAATAGTGTTTCCATAATTTATTATTGTTTTTGTTCAATCATAGTAAGAATTTCACGTAATTCGGCTGCTGAAATTTTTTCTTCTTTAGCAAAAAAGGAAACCATGTTTTTATAGGAGCTATTAAAATAATTATCAATTGCGCTACTCATAAAACCTTTTCGGTAATCCTCGATACTCACAATTGGAAAATATTGATGAGTGTTTCCAAAGGCATTGTGACTCACATATCCTTTTTCTTCAAGATTGCGTACTATGGTTGAAAGTGTGTTATAATGAGGC
The Flavobacterium sp. 5 DNA segment above includes these coding regions:
- a CDS encoding thrombospondin type-1 domain-containing protein, producing MVVNQSLKFIKKQNGNVLLLKKEDNSFIASFIPSLTIERDKNDANRFEVMSQYIDYRSIDCEACSPVIVADNFDEFLIELSENFFFLNKKNCCNKFGRITLKDKGVNNCILNTGEELEAGDIVSYWIDLDNYCETGIYHGGDTLDNDNFEPLTVHNMGTSCSLPIDAVVSDWSDWSSCLDGEQSRTRTVIIPAYNGGNTPVLVEIQSCSITEAQVIAGNHYKPIKNVSSVRTDKIKSTVNVYFDGVLANTNILDIVADPSYDSIGDNFLQYALEGVVVMIEQILEPTNDVAVKSEIKNYNYPDYISAISTETVLGTLGSVVTNTLTFVMPSTPMAFVATADFI
- a CDS encoding site-specific integrase, which gives rise to MYKAQRTPANYPLNYPAFMSGSFTCKVKINEFVKTDGTSAIYLQIFINKERIKLPMGINVPAKDFDKIKQRVRQSFKFSKDYNLIIEQKMADINQIQIKYRLQHQILTMEALIMELQSPTAVIDFIAFWKEEMIRQKEILKKGTYRQQMTMLNKVTDFKNPLYFHDINEDLIQDLKTHCKNKLKNTPATIATLIKSFKKYLHIANKKGIVSPLEFNEIKNKSFAGNRTFLMPEEIKKLDEYYNSSFIKEAHKNILSRFLFSCFTGMRFSDIMNLSTENIMNDVVFFTAEKTAKIQRIPLSVSALKYINNTTLFDGNYTNEYVNRELKEIAKVLGIRKKVTYHVSRHSFATNFLICGGNIIHLQKILGHSKIEMTMIYVHIVDQITNVEIYNMDSILRIA
- a CDS encoding adenine phosphoribosyltransferase, encoding MSLEKYIRDIQDFPKEGILFKDITPLLIDAKVRQECLEILISSVKNKKIDKVIGVESRGFFFGMLLAQELNVGFVPVRKPNKLPFDTISASYDLEYGTDTLEIHTDSIQKGDRVLIHDDVLATGGTAKAVCELVEKLGGVIVQCNFIMEIAFLNGRDKIAGNEIFAAITY
- a CDS encoding SsrA-binding protein, giving the protein MYKVLAQINKIILPSFTKQGLDVSKAKKWQLAIIAYRYYVTSRAL
- a CDS encoding M56 family metallopeptidase, translated to METLFIYIAKSSGLITMFFLAYYLLLRKETFFTTNRWFLLAGLFTSVILPWIVFTTIVWVEPIQNSLDWSKIPTTPIQKDSFEINWYLVLASAYAIGTVLFLMQFAFDFYHLNRVLKGKQIKQQADHKFIDLQENIAPFSYFNTIVYNSSLYNESEMESILEHEKVHSEQYHTIDVLITRVFCILFWFNPFIWLYKNAILQNLEFIADSEASKNISDKKAYQLTLLKITTHENCVVLTNHFYQSLIKKRIVMLNKNQSKKWNFFKYALIIPALVAFVFLFQMEVIAKEKNQTLSTEKSNLISKTEDVNIYKINKNSTENDLKETASTINKNYGIEVRFTNTKRNSSNELTAITVEIKKGKELSEKRTTKSSEAIKTFAIVINKDSDGKLTIDFMDDNKMDKKEIANISENSPNIRIDDETQIFIDGEQSDKTEMDKLDSKEIVRVDVTNNNDEKEIRIITKNGEYRFNDKNMPVAPTPPTPPVFKNPKAPIFPKAPTPPKGDPVNGDKKAWKDFEKKMEDYDAKMEKLQPQIEAFDKQMAEFDKQMEPFNKQMEEFDKKMEVYEKQMKEYQPNPEN
- a CDS encoding BlaI/MecI/CopY family transcriptional regulator; the protein is MQKLTNKEEEIMHILWKLKKAFVKEVMAEITEDQPHYNTLSTIVRNLEEKGYVSHNAFGNTHQYFPIVSIEDYRKGFMSSAIDNYFNSSYKNMVSFFAKEEKISAAELREILTMIEQKQ